A window of Zalophus californianus isolate mZalCal1 chromosome 12, mZalCal1.pri.v2, whole genome shotgun sequence genomic DNA:
ATGGGTGTCatgtctgaatgtttgtgtccccccaaaatccatatgCTGAAACTCTAACCCCtcaggtgatggtattaggaggcagGGCCCTTGGAGGTGATTAGATCGTGAGGGTGGAGCTGTCGTGAATGAGATCAGTGATTTATAagagccccttcccccccaccaccgAGCTCCCTTGCCTCcttttccaccatgtgaggacccagCAGAAAGGCCCTGTCCGTGAACCAGAAGCCAGACCCTCCCCTGGCCCTGCGGAAACTCGAGCCTCCCCCTTAGGCCATGATTCCTCTGTGCGGACAGCTTACCTTCCACACACAGGTCTCACTTGACCAGTATGGCTCTGGGCAAGCAGAAGGCTTTAGGGCGAGTGCTCTTTATGGTGACATTTATACTGTTTGCATAATGAAGGGGTGACCACAGAGGCTACTGAATAACCTGCCACGCCTACCCCCCACTTACTTCAGGTGTGTGAGGCCTTTGCACTCGTCCAGGATTCTGGCGATGTACCTGGCTCCAACGTCAGTGATCTGGTTGTTGTATAGGCTTCGAGAGAAAGCACAGCATGAGACTTTAGGATCCCaacctcagcttttttttttttttttaagtatagttgacacagtgttacattagtttcaggtgtacaacatagtgaatcCACAAGTTTATAAGTTATGCTATGTTCACTAcaagtgtagctatcatctgtcaccataggaTGCTCTTACAATATCACTGAccaggggagccctcctacactgttggtgggaatgcaagctggtgcagccactctggaaaacactatggaggttcctcaaaaaagtggaaaatagagctatcctaagacccagcaattgcactactgggtatttaccccgaagatacaaatgtagtgattcgaaggggcacctgcaccccaatatttatagcagcaatgtccacaataatcAAACTgtggaagagcccagatgtccatcgacagatgaatggataaagaagatgtggtatatatacacaatggaatattatgcagccatcacaaaatgaaatcttgccgtttgcaacaacgtggatggaactagagggtattatgctgagcgaaataagtcaggcagagaaagacaagtatcatatgacctcactagtatgtggaatttaagaaactaaacagaggagcataggggaagggagggaaaaaataaaacaagacagaatcagagagggagacgaaccataagagactcttaatcacaggaaacaaactgagggctgctagaggggagaggggtggggggatggggtggctgggtgatgggcattaaagcatgtgaggtaatgagcactgggtactacataaggctgatgaatcactgacctctacctctgaaaccagtaatacattatattatatatatgttaattaattgaatttaaattaaaatgtttctattgaaaaacaaaacaatatcattaactatattccttactctgtgctttttattcctgtgtcCCATTGTCATCTTAatgaccatttttaaaatgggtatgTGCTGGCTGCCGATTTCTAAAGTCTGGgctgaaaggagagaggaaggacacACGGAGAGCAGTCTGGAGCTCCGGGGTCTCTCAGGCCGGGTTCAGAGCCAGCTCTGCCACGGGCCCGGCCTCTGCTCAGCATCTGTAATAAGGAGCAGCAATCACGGCTCCCCCACAGGGGCATCAGGACAATTGCGTGTGATCACCCCAAGGCTGCGTGCGCAACCGGCGGCACGTGATGGGTATTGTTCGATTGAGGTTACAAGCAGCATCTTGAGGGGAAAATGTTTGAGTGTTGGAACCTCCTCACTGCTCCCTGTTAGTCATTTTACCCCCGACACCAATTCAgcaagaaggcagagagaagctGAAGGTGGTAACTAGACGGGTTTCAAGTGTCCCTCAGTCACACACAGCTCCCGAGCCGAACGGCAGCCTGCGATCGTGTGCTTCCAGGGCCTCGCTCCACCGCGGAGGGAGGGGGGGCCCAGGGGCTGCCGACAGGCTGCAGCTCAGTCAGCAGAGGCCACCAGCGCTCACACTCCAACTCCCAGAGGCTCTGAAAACCCAAAGCTTTTCACAACCATTCTGGCCCCTGATGTGGTGCCATTCGTGGTCTTTATCCtaattgctttgactattcatacattttgctgcagaaatattaaagtatttgAAACCAGGGTGAATGCCCTTGACCTCACTGGTCATTATCATCACAATACAGCACGTACACTGAATTCTGATTGGTGTCTGGCCCTCAGGGCTCTGGATGAGAGATCATGGGCCCACAGTGGTGAATCTAATGCGTAAACAGTATCTAGCATTTATGAAACATagccccaggggtgcctgggtggctcgctggttaagcatccgactcttgatttcggctcgggtcatgatctcagggtcctgggatcgagccctatgtcgggctccactctcagtggggagtctgcttaagattctctctctccctctgcccctccctccactcagctcagtctccctcaaataaataaatcttaaaaaaaaaaaaaaatatccccaGCTATTCCCTCAGCAGCCCCCAACCACCACCCGTCAAACACTTGCCTATGTTAAGATCCCAATACACAAGTGAAAAGGCTGCAGCTCTGCCACATTTCCTGACTTGCTCAAAGAGTGGGCTGCTGGTCGAGCCAAGAGCAGGACCCAGGACTCCCGGCTCCCTGTTCGGGACCTTCCTGGTGCCTCGGCCATCATCCCAACCGTCCAGCGACCCACACGAATGGCAGTTCCCCACTCCTCTGTTTTATTGCTATATCCCTGGCCTGGCACTGTTCAGGAATACATACCCTAAGAAGGTCAGAATTTTGTATTTGGTCAGCTCTTCATATAGCACCTTTACCCCGCTGTCTGTGATCTGGTTTACACTGAGTCTGAAACGAAACAGCAAAGAAAGTTACAAATCATGGCAGCTGCTCACTATGAAGCAGCATCAATGCCACAAGGACCCAGGAGCCTGTAGGTCCTGAAgtttctccccctcttccccccccccactagAAACACCCCCTGAGAGGGTGGCCAGAGCAGTCAGCCAAATAGCTCCTAAAAAGCCCAGTTGTCGTGGGGCCGACAGACCCACCCAGAACCCGCCGGTCAGCAGGCACGGCACAGCCCCGACCCAACAGGAGGGCTAGAGGGACACATAAAGGACACGGGAGGCCAGCCAGCTCTGACATCCGTCATTTGTGGGTGGCCTCGTGTCAGCCAGGCCCTCTCTGTGGTTCTCATTGCATAGCAGGGGCCGTGGGATTTGGAACCGCGCGGAGCTGCTTCTAGTGATGAAAAGCTGGACGAGGGAACGCTCCCCCGTCTTGCAAGTGGGGCCAGAGATAGTGTGTGTCCTgcaaaaggcagaaaatagaGAACGGTCTCAGCCACTATGCCGACAGCCTCCCCATCCACAGAGGGGGCAGGAAAAGAGAGCCTTCAGGATGATGGTGGTCTCCTGCACAAGGACCAGCCACGCGCTGGAATTGTTCTGCACAATCCCCATACTAACAGGATATCTTGATGTGGCTAAAATGTGAAATGCTTTTACTACCAAGTAATCTGTATAACAAACTACCCTGATTTTTTCAACCCTCCACCCCATTATTTAGGTGAGGCTGAAGGACACAGTAAGGCTCTGGGATGGATGAGAATGATCTATCAGGGGTGGGTGAGATAATAATCGAAGCGTCAGCAAACTTCTCTCTAAAGGGccagagagcaaatattttagggTCTGAGGGCTGTGTGGTCTCTATTGCAACTACTTGACTCCGTAGTGTGAAGCAGCtgatatgtaaacaaatgggtgtggctgtgttccaataaaactttatttacaaacacaagCCCTGGGCCAACCTGGGCCCACAAGCTGACCTCTGTAATAAATgaaaggctggggcgcctgggtggctcagttggctaagcgactgccttcggctcaggtcatgatcctggagtcccgggatcgagtcccgcgtcgggctccctgctcagcagggagtctgcttctccctctgaccctcccccatctcatgtgctctctctctctctcattctctctctttcaaataaataaataaataaatctttaaaaaaaataaatgaaaggctgAACAAGTAAAAGTTAGATTTTCAGGCCACATCAAAATGATCAGGTCCGATACTCAGGACCCCTCCTCCCATGGTGCCCACTTTGGTGCTGGGGCACAGGGCGTACACACACTGCATGGCCGCCTCAGGGTGGTAGAGGCTACTAGTCACATCCAGTATCTGTGCTTCCTTAGAAGGAGAATCCTCCATTTCTTTAACTGGGCACATGGGATTAAGTTCTGCCCTGGGAAATCTAAGCAGAAGTCTCATTAGCAATAGCTGAGAAGTCTTCTTAAAAGAATGAGGTTTGTCCTTCTCtgccctttcttcttcctggtgGCTGGAATGTCAACTGAATGGCTGGAAATGAGCAGCCATCTTGGGCCAAGAGGTGGAAATCAGGTAGTGAGGGTAGCAGGGCCACCGCAAAGCAGAAGAGAGCCTGGGCTCCTGAGGGTCATGGAGGCACCATAGCAGCCCTGAACTGCCCTCCTCTGGACTTTTCCATGGGAGACAAGCTTGTAACCTATCTAAGCTTTCACTAACTCTCAGTCAAAATTAACCCTAACTGATGGTCTCAAGAAGTTCAAAATGCTTCTCTGGAGTTGCCcatttcctcctgctctctcctttACTGGTGTGGAGGAAAATGTCACCCAAGGACAGCCGCCTGGGGCAGGAGCACCACCTTGGTGTGCCCCATCTCGTGAGATGAGCACTGGGGGCCTGGAGTGTGAGTGCACCCCAGGCTGAGAGCACAGAGAGCAGTCCAGGgcagccttgggctccctgcaccCCACCATGCCCCACATAATGTACACTGTGGCACTGGTGTTACAGGCACCCAGGATCCATTCCAAATCCCCTCTGCTCCTCAGAAATGCATGAGCCAAGTTATGAGAACTGAAACCCTCACAGAGATTTACAAGGTGTATTTTATAGAGGAAATGCTAACAGAAGAAAGCAGACTGGCCTCTCTTTCCTCTAAACCATCAAACAGGAAACCCCTCAAGAGTCAGCACTCTGTACTAGGATCCCTGGCAGCTCAAGGCTGCTGGCTTTGATCACGGAAAGTAATTGAGGCCGAAAAGCACACAGAGTCTGCTTTTTCTGCAATCACAAAAGCTCCCACGTGCCAGAAACCGTTCACGGGCCATCTCTGAGCCTCCCATGAATCTCAAAAGGTTGGTTCTTTATGATTCTGGTTCCATCATGGCCCTGCCGTGTGCCCTCGAGaacatctctgtgcctccacTTCCTCATTTGCCAAATGAAGACAAGAGTGCCTACCATATATAGGGTGGAAGATTCACTCACGTAAAATCTGAAATGCACTTCACCCGTTCTCAATAAATGCGGGCTGTTACTACTGTAACTGCTAGGATACCAGCAACTCCCTTAGCCAGACGAgaaatcagagaggttaagcaactcaTTCAAGGACACCCAGCCGGGGCCTCCTGCCACAGAAGCTGTGCTCCTTGCCCTCTACCATCCTGAAACAGAACAGGTCCGGGTGTTCCAGGACCAGTGGTCATGAGTGCCAGGGTAAGTCAGGAGCTCCTACGCCTCGAGGCACGTCCTGGTGTCTCCTGAGCCTGGCCCACCCTGGCCCCACTGGCTGCTCCCTGTGCCCAGCATCCTTACCTGATGACGGTGAGGCGGCTGAAGCAGGGCTGCAGCTCCTGCACGCCGTAGTCGTTGAGATTGTTGTTGTCTAGGTCAAGGGCAAGCCGCTTGCGGAAGTGGTGCAGGACGAAGGAGAGGGCGCTGCAGTCGGCTGAGCACGCATTGCAGTAGGTCAGCTTGAGGTAGTTGGCGCAGATGCCCTTGGCCGCCAGCCGCCCCACCTTCTCGCTCTGGGTCTCGTAGATGCAGCGCAGCATCCAGAGGAAGGTGGGCATGGCCTGTACCTGGTTGAAGCCCCCCGACTGCACTCGGGGCAGGTTCTTCAGGTGGGTCTGCAGGCTGGCCAACAGGTGTGCCCACAGGGCCTTGCGCTTTCTCCGCAGGGCCGCGGCGGGCACCAGGTGCTGCAGGAGTTTCTGCTTGGCCTTGGACAACAGCCCGCACAGGAAGAGGTTAGTGAACTGAAAGTGATCCTTGTTCTTGAAGGGGTCCTCCCCTGCCAGGCCACTGCCCTTCAGGCActggaaggggagaaaggaggggTAGCAGGACTGGCCTCCTGCCCCCCCAGGAGGTGCCCACTCCTGGAAGAACCTGAGCAGCTGCTGAGTGCCCACCTTGTCGTCCATGACGAGAAAGAAGGCGGTAAAGAAGGCCTGGAGGGTGAGGTGGAAGAACTCATAGGACTGCTGGTCGCCGCCCAGGCCCTGCTCCGGCACAGCCCGCAGGAAGCCCAGCTGCAGCTCCGCCTCCTGCATCTCAGCCGCCTGCACCTCCTCCGGGCCAAAGACAAAGAGGTTCTTCTCCATGCCCCAGTGGGCCACCTGCCCCAACGAGCGCAGGGCGCCGTGGCCGGCGCGGAACGTCTCGGTCTGGCTGCGCGTGTTCCGCTGCACCAGGCTGGTGGGCTGAGTCCTGTTCAGGTGGACCTCGGTCACAAGCAGGAAGACATCAGTCAGGGTCACTGTGCAGTCAGGCAGCTGCGCAGAGCCCTCCCAAACACTGCCGAAGTGCTGGAAACAGCGGAAAATGATCCAGCAGAAGAGGGGCACGGCACACAGGCTGCAGAGGTTGGGGTTGGCCTCCAGCTGGGCCAGCAGGCGCTCCCGCACCACGCGGTCGGGGAACACCTTCTGCGTGTAGGCGCGCAGGTGGCTGGGGGCGAAGCCCCGCAGAAGCACCTTCTTGCGGAGGAGCTGACGCGGGATCTCGATGCCTGTGCGGGCCGTGAGCAGCTTGCAGGCCCCCTTGagcagcttcccgctgagcaggttgGCCAGCAGGAGCAGTGGGTGGGCGGGCTCCCAGGGGGAGCAGGTGTCTGGCGCACTGCTCAGGTCGAAGTCCGAGTGCAGCTCGTCCAGGCCGTCGAAGGTGAAGAGGGCCGTCTGGGGGAAGCGCAGCAGGAAGGCGAACACCTCGTCGGGGTCCTGCTCTGGGTAGCAGTAATGCTTGAAGAGCAGGTCCCGCAGGCACAGCGTGTCGCCCTCCTTGAAGCAGCTGAACACTCGGCAGCGGAAGTGGAAGAAGAACTTGAACTCAGCGTCCAGCAGCCCCGCGGCCCACAGGCTCTGCAGCCGCTGCAGCAGCATGGACTTGCCCACGCCCGCGTCCCCGCAGATGAAGATGGTCTCGCCCTGCTCGCTGAGGACGCCGGTGCAGTGGTCCAGGAGGCAGGCCAGGCTGCCCAGTGGGCCCAGGCTCTCATTCCTGAAGCCCACCAGCTCCACGATGGTGTCGGTGTACGTCTCCTCCAGCAGCAGCTCCTCCTTCTGCGCGTAGCACAGCACGAACTTGGAGTCATGGCCCAGTTGCTGTCGCAGCTTCTCCGTGTACCTGCTCACTAGAGGGTGGGGGACGGAGGACAGCCAGGTCCCAGGGAAACGCTTTTTAAAGaagtgtatgtatttatttaaggcatctctacacccagcgtggagctccAACTCAccacccccaagatcaagggCCACGGGCTCCCgggactgagctgcccaggagcTGGAAACTTGTATTGTTGGGGAAGAAATTGCCCTAAACTTTCTTTTGCTTATCACATGGCTCTGAAAACAACGGGAAGTCTCAAAACTAAATGCCAAAACTTTGAGCAAGAAGATACACCATTCGACATTAATCTGGATTACAAACGAGCTGTGCCAAAGCATAAAAAGAGAGTAAACGAAGATAAAAACCTTGTTCAACAGCACAGAGCAcaccagccccaggcccccagcccacaCCTGGGGGTCACTGACTTAGCACCTGCCCCCAGGGGAGCAGACAGGGTAACATGCTCACATGGGCCTGGAGCTCAGCAAACCTGAGCTAGAGGCGGGGCTTACACCGAGAGGGAGGTGGTCCTTCCCCAGACAAAGGCTGTTccataaattcctttaaaatacttTCGGGATTTTAATTATAATTCAGTTAACAAAAATGAGACACACATGCCCATTTCCAAATTCATCTATAACCTCTTCCCCATCAACTCAGTCCAACTTGGTTGTCTGCTtaaaatttgtgaattttacttcTTACATCTTTTCAGTAGGCATAATTTATATACCACAAAGTCACATATTTTACAATAGGCATTGTGGACTATTCAATAACTTTTAGTAAATTTACGAAGTTATGCAAACATCACTATAATCCAGTTCTAAAACCTCTCCATCATAAGCCCACTTCTAGCCAATCTCTGTCCCTGGCCCTAAGCAACTGccaatctttctgtctctattaatttgccttttctggacatttcatataaatagaattacacAAGATGGAATCTTTCACATCTGGCTTTGTAGAGTGACTTATACTTTAAAAGCTACTGAAGTAGTTGGCTAAAGGAACCAGCGGAGACGTCTTTTTGAAAGAATGATCACGGGCAGGAACATTTTCCTTTGCTCCCGGAGAAGGAAGCAGACTGaactgggaaggggcaggaaaagTAAGAAGCCAACAGCGGCCACAGCAGAGCTGGGCCCTGACCCTGCTCGTTGGCCTGGTTTCCCCCAAACACCCCTGATTGTCTGGGACACTGTCCTCTGTTTCTGTGTTCAAGGTCACACTGGATTCTTTAAACATCAGAGTTGGGGACCTTTGCTGGTATACTGCCAGCAAGTATCTCAAACTAGAGAGCACTCAGACATGGAAAGAAGGCTCCCCGGCGCCCAGACCAGATCATGGCCCCAGTTACATGCGCTCATAGCAGCCTGGACTCCTTTCATCCTGGTCACCACGTGCCATCACACATTCCTGCGACCATTTGCTATTGGGCCTCCCGCACTGGCCTCCGAGCTCCCTGAGAGCCGGAACCATATCCGGTCTGCTCCCCATCGTACCCCTGGCATCCAGCACCATgccttggcacatagtagggacaCCATCAATACTCGTTAAACGAATTGATTAGCTAATGCAGTCCCACTGTGCTTGGGAAATCAGGACTGGCCACTAGGGGAGATAGCAGAATAGTTTGCCTAGGAGAAAATctggaatgatttttaaaaggaaaaaaatgcaacctTGAATTTGTGCAaccattaaaatgtctatatgtGTCTGAATGGGAAGCAAGCAGGAAGTCAGAAGAGAGGCCCTTCCCACACTTTCACAGGCCTCTTTATAAGTCAGACTAGCTATATGTGGTCAGTTCAGCCCCAGGGGCGGCCCTTGGATGACGGGGAACATAGCACTGGGCCTACTGCCTGAGGTGGAGGGCCACAGTGGGCCACACGTTCATGCCCTGCTGAGCCCACATGCCATAGCATTTCCAAACCCCAGGGCTTTGCTGGGCGTCTGCAGTCCTCCCCGGGGCGGACTCATACCTGGGTCGGTGTTGACGACAACTTTGCTCTGAACGAGCTCGGAGGGGGAGAAGCCAGTCTCCGACAGCCAAGGCCTGAGATCCACATAAGCATCTGCGAGTCGCTGGAGCACGTAGAGGAAGAACTCGGACACCTCCTCGCCCTTGCTCTGTACCAGGTCCAGAATTTTGCGGACCTGGTGGCGGCATAAGCATGAGGAGTGGTGAGCTAGTGCCTGGGGAGTCCTCCTACCAGAAAAACTCACATGCAGGGCTCCAAGCTCCTACGACAGCCTGGAGCTTGACCGTCCACCCGGCAGTGTGAGATGCTACCTGTTGAAGACCTAGTATCTGTgaaggggaccccccccccccaccccgtagTAAGAAATTAAACCACACAGCTCTAAGAAGCCGGGAGGCTTCCATGAACCTCAAAGTGAAAAGGTCAGACTCAAAAACGAGAGCTGTGCCCACCCCTGGAATCCTCCCTGTGTCTCCTGTCCGTCTTAAGCTCACGCTGCTGTTGGCCAGGAACGAGTGTTGCTGGGACAAAGTTACGGCACAGGCGGCATGAGGCGGGTGCTGGGCCACACAGCAAGGGGCTCACAGGGCCCCATCTAAGTTATACCCTGAAAAAGGCtttttgtattattaaaaatgcagGGCGGGGGGAACCACACAAGTCAGCTACtatctccccccccacccccagaaatcCTCTGGTTTCCCCGGAGCCTGGCACGATCCCATTATAAACAAGTTCTGTCACGCTTCCAACCAAAGAGGTTTGGGTCTTGCCAATTCTATTTTTCAGGAGAGGACACAAAGCTGAAAGGAAATTAAGGGCCGTTAGGACTTCCCACAGTGGAGGGTGGAAAAGTCTTTACTGTGGCCCCAGCCTGGGATGCATTTGCTCCTAAAGTGGAGAAAGGCCATTCTCTAGAGTCTCACCCAGCGGTGAGCAGCTGTCTGGAGGTTAAAGGCACTGAATGAACATCACTGCTAGTGTTCGATGGTCATTtccttccccccacaccccccccgtCAAAAGTGGATTGAAAACAACTGGCTTGGAAAGCAATACACGTAGCAAGGAGGGCAGTGAGGTAAGCGGAGTCTGCTCTCCCCACAAACACAGAAGTAAAATACGTAATTGTGTCATAAGCTGATAACCCAAGTGTTTCTGTCCTATAAATGACGCCAACGGGAAATCCCACCAATGTGCCAAACGCCCAGAGGTCCTCACTCAGGTCACTGGGAGAGGCCCCTTTCAGCGACCAAGACACACAGCCCGTCAACGCCAGCCCCTGTCACTGGCACCTTGTCGGGCTGCGTGGGGCAGGCACACACGATCTCCACATCTTCAGAAGAGAAGTATTCGTTCTTCAGCAAGTTGTCCACCAGACACTGAGTGTTGCGGATGTGAGTGACCAGAAGTTCCCGGTTGATTTTCAACAATTTAATATGGGAGTGAGACTCTGATGGGATTATCCCCATCTCACTCTGTCCCTGCTTTTCCATGGCTAAAGGAGCAAGCGACTACTTTGCCCAAATTCATCTTTGGCTACATGTGTCTTCCTGGCAGGAGGGCAATCAGGATCCAGGgcgcctgcctctctctctgtgccgcCCCTGAAGAGACAAACGAAATCACCAATGAAGCAAAAGCTATGGGAAATatccctccccttctctttggTCCTGGAATTTCTGTACTTCAGCAGGAGGAGTCATGCTTAAGATGGTGATATGAGGGGCGCcggcatggctcagtcagttaagcatgggactcttcactttggctcaggtcatgatcccacagtcgtgagattgagccccatttcGGGCTCTGCGCTTGCgaaagagtctgcttgagattctctctctccctctccctctgcccctccccctctcaaaaaaattaatgaaaaaataaatgaaaaaaaaagatggtgatctgagatatattaaagaaaaaatcataattGAATTGTTTCTGCTTGTGGGTCACATGCCTAGGGAGGGTGACCAGAGGTAGACAGCCTTTTGTATAGCAAAActtcttatcttttaaataat
This region includes:
- the NOD1 gene encoding nucleotide-binding oligomerization domain-containing protein 1 isoform X3, whose product is MEKQGQSEMGIIPSESHSHIKLLKINRELLVTHIRNTQCLVDNLLKNEYFSSEDVEIVCACPTQPDKVRKILDLVQSKGEEVSEFFLYVLQRLADAYVDLRPWLSETGFSPSELVQSKVVVNTDPVSRYTEKLRQQLGHDSKFVLCYAQKEELLLEETYTDTIVELVGFRNESLGPLGSLACLLDHCTGVLSEQGETIFICGDAGVGKSMLLQRLQSLWAAGLLDAEFKFFFHFRCRVFSCFKEGDTLCLRDLLFKHYCYPEQDPDEVFAFLLRFPQTALFTFDGLDELHSDFDLSSAPDTCSPWEPAHPLLLLANLLSGKLLKGACKLLTARTGIEIPRQLLRKKVLLRGFAPSHLRAYTQKVFPDRVVRERLLAQLEANPNLCSLCAVPLFCWIIFRCFQHFGSVWEGSAQLPDCTVTLTDVFLLVTEVHLNRTQPTSLVQRNTRSQTETFRAGHGALRSLGQVAHWGMEKNLFVFGPEEVQAAEMQEAELQLGFLRAVPEQGLGGDQQSYEFFHLTLQAFFTAFFLVMDDKVGTQQLLRFFQEWAPPGGAGGQSCYPSFLPFQCLKGSGLAGEDPFKNKDHFQFTNLFLCGLLSKAKQKLLQHLVPAAALRRKRKALWAHLLASLQTHLKNLPRVQSGGFNQVQAMPTFLWMLRCIYETQSEKVGRLAAKGICANYLKLTYCNACSADCSALSFVLHHFRKRLALDLDNNNLNDYGVQELQPCFSRLTVIRLSVNQITDSGVKVLYEELTKYKILTFLGLYNNQITDVGARYIARILDECKGLTHLKLGQNKITSEGGKCLALAVKNSKSIFEIGLTKNELNDEVAESLAEMLKVNQTLKHLWLIQNQITAKGIAQLADALQRNTGIMEICLNGNLIKPEEAKVFEDEKRIICF
- the NOD1 gene encoding nucleotide-binding oligomerization domain-containing protein 1 isoform X1 — protein: MEKQGQSEMGIIPSESHSHIKLLKINRELLVTHIRNTQCLVDNLLKNEYFSSEDVEIVCACPTQPDKVRKILDLVQSKGEEVSEFFLYVLQRLADAYVDLRPWLSETGFSPSELVQSKVVVNTDPVSRYTEKLRQQLGHDSKFVLCYAQKEELLLEETYTDTIVELVGFRNESLGPLGSLACLLDHCTGVLSEQGETIFICGDAGVGKSMLLQRLQSLWAAGLLDAEFKFFFHFRCRVFSCFKEGDTLCLRDLLFKHYCYPEQDPDEVFAFLLRFPQTALFTFDGLDELHSDFDLSSAPDTCSPWEPAHPLLLLANLLSGKLLKGACKLLTARTGIEIPRQLLRKKVLLRGFAPSHLRAYTQKVFPDRVVRERLLAQLEANPNLCSLCAVPLFCWIIFRCFQHFGSVWEGSAQLPDCTVTLTDVFLLVTEVHLNRTQPTSLVQRNTRSQTETFRAGHGALRSLGQVAHWGMEKNLFVFGPEEVQAAEMQEAELQLGFLRAVPEQGLGGDQQSYEFFHLTLQAFFTAFFLVMDDKVGTQQLLRFFQEWAPPGGAGGQSCYPSFLPFQCLKGSGLAGEDPFKNKDHFQFTNLFLCGLLSKAKQKLLQHLVPAAALRRKRKALWAHLLASLQTHLKNLPRVQSGGFNQVQAMPTFLWMLRCIYETQSEKVGRLAAKGICANYLKLTYCNACSADCSALSFVLHHFRKRLALDLDNNNLNDYGVQELQPCFSRLTVIRLSVNQITDSGVKVLYEELTKYKILTFLGLYNNQITDVGARYIARILDECKGLTHLKLGQNKITSEGGKCLALAVKNSKSIFEIGMWGNRIGDEGAKAFAEALRNHPSLTNLSLAFNGISTEGGKSLAQALQHNTSLRIFWLTKNELNDEVAESLAEMLKVNQTLKHLWLIQNQITAKGIAQLADALQRNTGIMEICLNGNLIKPEEAKVFEDEKRIICF
- the NOD1 gene encoding nucleotide-binding oligomerization domain-containing protein 1 isoform X2 — its product is MEKQGQSEMGIIPSESHSHIKLLKINRELLVTHIRNTQCLVDNLLKNEYFSSEDVEIVCACPTQPDKVRKILDLVQSKGEEVSEFFLYVLQRLADAYVDLRPWLSETGFSPSELVQSKVVVNTDPVSRYTEKLRQQLGHDSKFVLCYAQKEELLLEETYTDTIVELVGFRNESLGPLGSLACLLDHCTGVLSEQGETIFICGDAGVGKSMLLQRLQSLWAAGLLDAEFKFFFHFRCRVFSCFKEGDTLCLRDLLFKHYCYPEQDPDEVFAFLLRFPQTALFTFDGLDELHSDFDLSSAPDTCSPWEPAHPLLLLANLLSGKLLKGACKLLTARTGIEIPRQLLRKKVLLRGFAPSHLRAYTQKVFPDRVVRERLLAQLEANPNLCSLCAVPLFCWIIFRCFQHFGSVWEGSAQLPDCTVTLTDVFLLVTEVHLNRTQPTSLVQRNTRSQTETFRAGHGALRSLGQVAHWGMEKNLFVFGPEEVQAAEMQEAELQLGFLRAVPEQGLGGDQQSYEFFHLTLQAFFTAFFLVMDDKVGTQQLLRFFQEWAPPGGAGGQSCYPSFLPFQCLKGSGLAGEDPFKNKDHFQFTNLFLCGLLSKAKQKLLQHLVPAAALRRKRKALWAHLLASLQTHLKNLPRVQSGGFNQVQAMPTFLWMLRCIYETQSEKVGRLAAKGICANYLKLTYCNACSADCSALSFVLHHFRKRLALDLDNNNLNDYGVQELQPCFSRLTVIRLSVNQITDSGVKVLYEELTKYKILTFLGLYNNQITDVGARYIARILDECKGLTHLKMWGNRIGDEGAKAFAEALRNHPSLTNLSLAFNGISTEGGKSLAQALQHNTSLRIFWLTKNELNDEVAESLAEMLKVNQTLKHLWLIQNQITAKGIAQLADALQRNTGIMEICLNGNLIKPEEAKVFEDEKRIICF